The nucleotide sequence TTTTCGATATCGTCTCGACTGGCAAGGTAGATagacttgatcttggcacTTTTCTCACCATGGGACCATGAATGATTGAATTTAATCTCATCTAAGCATCTGGGTTAGCTTTACAAAGATGAACGTCAGAAGGGGTATATCCTACGATCCTTGTATTCTGGATCACTTCGACTAAGGCGCTTCATCCGCTGTTGAACTCATCAGTACCATTCCGCGAAGCGCAACCATGCCATTTACTTACAATAGGCATGGTGGTGATGGGACACGAGGATTGAGACTTAGTCCTTTAAGACGTTGGATATTCAACAAAGTCCTTTTCGTGTGAACAACGTTCGAATCTTAAAAGACAGTTCAACTTGTCTCACAGTGCGGCTCTGAATACCATAATGAGCTGATCCGCGGAGCcgtataagtataattaactactAAGGTGCATTGCCTATTTCGACAACAAGCAGTTGGCAGATCAGAATGTCCGGGCTCCGGGGTCTCTGGATGCTATGAGCAAGCTGCAAGACGGAATAGGCAGCTCACTGTCATCCAAGCTGTCGCCTCACGGTTGTTGAGTTGTCTGAACATTCATGGATGTAGAAAGTCCTGGATATCGTTGACGTGGTCCAATTCCTTTCTACTCCGTTGACCTTTTTACACTTTCAATCTGCAATCATCCGTTATGAAACTTCTATGGCATGATCACGTCAACACTCGGAGCTCTGCGGCTTATCAGATGGAAGTTGGGAAACCAATGAAGTTTGAGGTGATTGGGAGATGACGGGCTTTGACTCAGAAGGAAACGCAGGCGAGTGCATGCAGTTCTCGGGGGGAAGATGAGCGTGCTTACATGCCGGTTTTGACAACTGAGCTTCTGACAGACAGACACGTAAGAACATCGCGGCTCTGAACCCATGTACCGATTACCCAAAAGAGAACGCAGCAGCTGAATATGTTGCATTtgcttatatttatttatgcTTTAATCAACAGTCTAGCGAGTGCGATACTGTGATTCAACCCCCCGGTGGGAGTGCGTAATCCTTCACCCTTTCAGTAATACGATTTGATTGGCTTAACTGTTCCACAGTTGTGTGAGAAAATGAGGCATGCTTTCCCATGCATAAGTGCGGCGTTGCTGACTTACCAGCTCAGTGGTCAGCTCTTTCAAACCCCAAGACATCTTACTGCATATCGATTGACGTGGCGAGGCTGCGAATTCATTTGGCTTCAGACCGGGTTCCGATAATATGTACTCATCTAATTTAAGTCTTTAACGTTAGCATCGAGGTATTAGATAGAGTGTCAAGACGCCCCGGTCAGTAAGTTCAAGAGAGTGGCTTGTATCAGACTTTTAGTCAAGCATGAAGAAATCATCTTTTTCAGACCAGAGGCGACATGGCCAATCTTCTCGACACTCACCCCCATCCCGTCCTTATGACAGCAGTCAGAGGGAAGAACTCAGAGCTGTTGCACAGGAGACTCTAGACGTCTCACGCAGTCTGATCAGAGAACTGGGAACAAACGACTTGGCGAGGCACTCAGTCAAGTACTCGTTCGGCTCTCTTACTCGTCTTCACCCTGCCCACTGTCCATCCTACAGACAGCGTGCTACCATAAAGGTCGTCAACGATGACACGCTCAACGCTGCCATCGAGCTCTGTCGCAGGGCGCAAAATGACACTGAACCAAAGAGTCAGCCTCCCATTGTCGTTAACTTTGCGAATCGCCATTCTCCAGGTGGAGGATGGCTCAACGGGGCTATGGCCCAAGAGGAGGCACTATGCTACCGCAGTACCCTAGCTCTGAGTCTCAACAAAAAGCAATACCCCCTCGGGAGAGACGAGGCTCTCTACAGTCCCTATGCTCTCATCATGCGTGATGATCTATCCTCAGGCCACGGGATATCACCACTGCCTGCAAGGGAGCTTCCCGTGGTGAGCGCCCTGACTGTGGCTGCCTTACGCAGTCCACCAGTACAGATCTTCACCAACGAGCCACGCAAAGACAGAATGCGCAGATACAATTCTGAAGTATTCGAAAAGCGTGTCTTTGTCAATGATCGAGACCGCGATATCACAAAGGCCAAGATGAGACTCTGTTTGCGCATGGCGGCGAAGCACAAGCATGACATGCTTGTTCTTGGCGCTCTAGGTTGTGGAGTCTACGGTAACCCACCAGAGGACATTGCCCATTGCTGGCTGGAGGTGCTGGGAGAAGATGAGTTCTCAGGAAATTGGTGGCGAGAAGTCTGGTTTGCGGTCTTTGACCCAAAGAACGAAGGCAACTTTGAGATATTTCATAAGGTACTTGACGGAAAGCAAGTTTAGATTCGAAATCTCAGACAAGAGAGCCAGGAACGGTTTAGTGTTATGTATAAATAAAATCTCCAAGGGAGACTACGTATCAACCTAAGTAAGCTTCTATTGTTCTATTGGCAAGGATAATGCGAAGCACTCGGCGAGAGAAGATCGACCCGAAGACTCTTTAACAGATGTAATCCAATGCTGTCGCCGCTTATCCTCCCAATCTAGAGCACGTTGAAGACGAAGGGGTTTTGCTTATCCGTAAGATCACGGAAATGATAATCATCTTCGTTGAGCAGATGCCTTTTCTCCTCTAGGAACGCCTTTCTCTTCCGGTTCTGGAAGTGAATATACGCGACGTTAGAAATGACAGCAGCCAAGCTGACAGCCAAAGCGACGATGTTGGCCCTGAGACCTTGCTTGTAAGGTGGAGTGGTATATAGCTGGGCACCAACGATGCCTAAACTCAATCAGCCAAGACCTTTATAGGCAGATCAACGATAAAAGCTGCTGCTACATACACCCACAACAGTAACAGGTAAACATTATGGGTTGAGCTGTCACTTTCTTGGTATGACCGACAATGTTTCCGGAGATAGTGCCCGTTCCGAGCAAGAAACCACACGGGATAAAAGCCATCATCGCCCAAAATCCAAGTCGACTCGTCAGTTGATGTAATATCTAAGCCTCCGCCAAGGGCCTTTGGAAACATCACATACCCAGCCATCAGGCGCCAGCGCTGGTGCACATCGAAGGCGTACAGCATGGAAGCACCGACAATGGCCAAGGCGTTGGTTGGCCAGACTAGCAAGTGCTAGCCTCGAGTTTCGGATGCGCGAGGCGACAGTACAGAAAACGGTGAGAGCATATAAAACAGCGGTACGATAGCTCAGCACTTTCCCATAGCAGTACCTCCCATccaattactatatattgcGACCTCTTTCCATTCTCATACTCTTAGTACGTATTCTAACAACCAGTCGAGCTACGTCCCAACGTCGTGATGGTACTGCCTCACTTAAAGTGGAAGCGTCAAGTAGTGAATAATGAACGCTGGTTTCGGATTGTGGATTATACGCCAGCTTAACCGATCTGCCGAGTATGTCAGCGGTATCGTGCTGTTTGAAGTGAGCTGACATACCTCTTTGTGCTTGAGTAGACATTACTGCTCAAGCGTTCAACCTCAATGACTGCCAATAAAGATGGATGGAATCTATCCCCTGCACCTCTGCGCCATATCCGTAGGTgtgcatcatcaacaacataaGCGTCTTCAGGCTCAGAGACTTGGGTAAGAGGCATACTCAGAGTGACGTTTCTCACGTGATTGAGGGATGACAAGGCCTCTTTGAGAGACTCAAGGTCTAACTGAGTGATATTGTAGGGGCTCTGATCGATGTTATCTGCGTCCTTGTCTAGCAATAATTCCGTGCAGCGGGCAGGTACCCAGATGTTCAGGGTCGTTAGATTCTCCAAAAGATCGAGGCGAAGCCCATGAAAATCGAGAGATGTGTGACGCTCTCCGGGCAGTGGCTATAGAGTGGGCGATGAGCACGGTAACAGCATAGGGAAAACTGGCTCTAACGATATCTCAAGATGTCTGCCGTAGGTGTGAAAGGCTGGCGGCGAAATGGCGACCTCGACCTCCTGTTTCCAGAGCTCCGGTACCTTGCAGAAACCGACAAACATGTTGAGAGCAAAAATGTCTGTAAAGATAAAGATAGTCGATTCATAAATTGACTTGAGGCATTCCAAGGATCTGCGGGCTAATTATCAGCAAGGAAGGAAGCTACATGGGCAGAGTTACGCATCAGACTCTTACAAGACCCTGCATGACAGCAGCATACTCATGTATGCGCTGCATGTCGACAACTTCTCCGAGCTCAAGTTGTGGCTTCTCCAGCATGGCCCTAGAGAAGAACATGTTCGAATCCCAGGATCGGCATCCTCTCCATAGACCTCCCCGATGCGCTGACCACACGGAAAGTGGTTCTTCCAAGCAGAATAGAGCTGCAAGGCATAAGTCTTGTTGCTGAAGCTATCCCCAAATGGGACACAGAGCTGGATCCTGGTGGCATCAATCTTTTCTTGGAGCTCGTCTTGAACAGAGAATGGCGTGGTGCATCGCCAGCGGCAGAAGTGAGATTTCGCTTTGCCACCTTTGTTACGATGCCAGATGATGTGTTGGCGGAGACCGCAGGAGCGCCATAGCTCAAAATAGATCTTGTCTCGGATTTCGCGAGGTAGAAGGCTGGTGAACGTGGACTGGTGCTGGGGATCTGGTGACTGGGTAGTTATTTCAGGCATTGTTGTTCGTCATATGATGAAGGATGCAGGTTCCTCTTAACCCCGCCTCGAGAGGACTTGCACAGCTTTGGCCCCAATCTTCCAGTAAGTATGTGCCGCTATATTTAGGCATTATTCCCTTGCTTAACCTGAAACCCCGCTTCATAACCGACATTTATTGCTCAGCTATTCCTCCCCGTTGATCTCGTCTCGCATGGCTATAATAGCACGCATGATCTCATTGCCGAACCCAAAGGCGCCAGAGATTCTTCCAGTGCAGCATCTTCAGTCGGCGGCTTAAACACACTATTATTATACGCGAATAGAAATCTTTCTACAATACCATCTACAGGCTGTCCTTAATCTAGTGAAGGACTGAGATGATTGATAATGCTCACATTCCAAGCTTTGTGTGATCCCAGATGGCTTCCAGCTCCATAACAACACCATTATACACTGTCTGCCGaaagtcatcctcgtcgagcTCTTTAGAATCTGTACATCCTATACACCTTTCAACCACTTCCTTGTACGCTGGGTTGATCAACGCTACTCTCTGCTCTAGCATCCTATTTGCAATAGTCAAGTTCTGGATTAGGCAATCGTTCTCATTGTCGGAGCTTTGCTCGTCTGGCATCCGTAGCTGCCCAAGCGAAGAACCCAGAATAATCTCCAGCAACAGAATGCCGAGTGCAAAGAGCGTTGGGTTGCTCGATAAAGAGTAACCGATACGGTCCGTCGTATTATTGAGGCGCTTCAGTGAGCACTCAGGTAGCCTCCTCTGTAGGAACGGATGCTCATAGGAGAGCGTGTCTCCACGCCTGAAGAAATGTATGTTGCTTGGCGTTAGAGCCTCGGGAAGCCAGGGCGTTTTGCTCAACTGCAGCACGCTGGAGGCGATGACGAGTGCCAGTCTGACTTTCTCTGCCAACAATATCAATGGTCGAAGACCCTGCTTGCCCTCAAGAACATCTTCGAGTGTCACTATCGACCAACCATCGCTGTTCATTACTGTTCCCAACGGGCATACCTGGAAATGGCGGTGGCTACATTCCTTGTCAATCAAGTGGCCGTAACAAGCAGGTCTCTCCTGGTGGGCCTTTTTCAGAGCCAGACAAAGGTCCAGAGGGCTTATCGTCGGCATGGCACTGCTTTCTTCAGGACACTTGATAAAAGCAATGTCGGTAGCGGGGCGAGCTAAGATAGCCATGGCAGTCTTGACGCTGGGCTTGACTTCCGTAGCAGTTTCTGTGAGATTCAAGCGAGATAGCGCCCGATCAATGCCAAAAGACACGCGCTTCGAACTCTTAGTCTTGGTAGCCACAACACATGGCGTGGCCGGCACGGCCATTGATACGGACATAGCCTTGATATTGACTTCATCCCAGAACATCTTGCTCGTCGGGCCTTTGGCAACTTCAAAGGAAATAGCCAGTCTGAATTGAGCATTCTGGATGATCTTCTCGTCGTCGCACTCATGTCCAACCTCTATGAATCGTGTCGCCAGTTCGAGACTGACGTCGTGAGAATCGGTACACAGAATACTAGAGCATAACGCTCGATAGAAGCTCGCTGAGAGGTCCCGCAAGACCTTGAAGACCTTGCATCTAGACTGTTTCCGGCGTCTAGGCTCAAGGCCAACGCTCTGCTGCGTTAGGCCCTCGAGACTTGTGATGCCTTTGGAGATGGTTTCTAGAGCTTCTTGATAGTCCTTTCTGTTCAGGCGGTaaagaagcttcttgaaaTCGCGAGTGACTCGCTTACGGTCAATCCATTGAACCTGCGTGAGGTCAGTCAGCTCAATTAATAGCCCATTTGAATAACAGGGCTTCTCACCGTCCCATCGGATGATACGTCAATTCTAAGCCGCAGCATCACACTCTCCAAGGCTTCTCCGACTTCTTTGACCGTGTCTTCAAACGGGCTGTACGAGTCCCATAGCCTCTGCCGAATCCTGTCGTTGGTCTCCTTGGCCTGCCAGAGAGGTCCAAATGGATCCTGAAGCATCGGCTCAATATCTCGTTGCGATACAACATCGCTGATGAGCTGTTCGCAGACGTTGCACAGTCTCACCCGTTCAGTGGATAATTGCCGGTTGAGGCTCCTCAGCTCCGCCGGAGCCTTGCCCCAATCGCGTAGGAAGTTGCTGTAGGCTTCTAAGGCTGTGACGACGAGGGGAAGTGTCCCCAGGACTATACCTGCGATCTCGAATCCAGACATTGGCTGTTTCTCATTCCAGCGGTTTTCGAgggttgttggttgagagAACGGACAGCGGAGAGCCCTGTAGGCTGTGAGCGGTTATTGAGGCTGACGGAACGGCCATCTTACGGCCTGCATATGTCCAGTCCAATGATATAGCCGCTTTCAAGCAACCCCGCACGATACTGAGACTGGCAATGAATGCGAGCCCGGCCTGATGATCTTTTAACTGGACTCACTGGATTTGACGTCGTGTTGAGTCTTTGTTGTACCTTCAAGGCCGATCGCAGCAAAAAGCAAAGCACTTACTTGCTGACAGCTAGCCTTTATTTATATCTCTCTAGGTCGCCTGGCCTTACTCATGGCAAATCATCGCCATGGACAGCAAACATGAGCGAATGCCAATTGCGCACAATGTCCGAAACGTCCTCAATTCTTTCCAGACCGTTGCGACATCGCTCAACCAAGAAATAGATTCTCTTGATGAAAAGGCTGAGTTTGACGGTCTGCGTGAGCTGCCCTTAGCCTTGGAGAATGAGAACGTCCGCTTCAAGATGTGGGCTGGGAACCTAGGAGCTCATCAGAGTGGCCCAGCGTCGCTGGATCATCGGTTAAGAGAGGCACCCCATATACAAGAGCAGGTCCTCTATCTTCTGCGGGACATATTGGAATCACTAGAGGATATAAGAGTCCTGATGCTAAGAAGGGAGCCCCTCAAGGGCAGTGCAGATATCGAGGATAAGCTAGGCTCTCCTCTTGAGGGTTCAGATCCAGAAAGCGAAGATCGCTTCACCGATTCAGACctggatggtgatgagaataCGCCAGAAACAAGACTATCAACGCTCTGCACCGATATCGCCGAGGCCATCGACTGCCTTCTACGTCTCTCCCTGGCCATCGCCAATCCAGCACCGCACGAGAGGTTCCGAAAGCTCGGTGCCGGCCCCGACGAGGACATATCATTCTACGAGGCACATGACGTCCGCTACGTCCAAGATAAATTCCCAAATATCAGTAAAAAATTGCCCGACATCCTGGGCAAGTTTATCACTCGCCGGCGCCAGTTCTTCAAGTACCGAGAGTCACACCATGCCAAGCTAGCGGAAGGTCTAGATCAAGCGACTCATAAGGATACAAGTCGGACAGAAGTTGTACCCAACACCGTGGCGTCCTCTCTTCCAGAGCACTTCAAGAGGTCTGGGGTGATTGATGAGGACAATCGATCTGATATGGCCATGTCTGAGACGTCCTATGCTACCTCGGCTGGTTATCTGATgctggaagatggagagatgAGGCCGGTCCCTCTACTTAAAGTGCCCCAACGGCCACCTGAGGCAGAAAAGGGGGTATTTGAATGTCCATTTTGTTACAGGATGATATCAGCCAGTTCCCGAGGGGCATGGAAGTAAGTGCTACTTTGTCACTATTCCGCTTATATCTAACACTACTAATAGACGCCATGTCTTTGGGGACCTCCGTCCGTATACTTGTCTCTTCTCACGGTGTGCCGAATCAAATACCGACTTTGATCGACGACATCGGTGGCAACTCCACGTCTCCCAGTATCACTGGCGCACATGGTCTTGCCCATTCAAGTGCGGGAGCACGTTCCCGTCTGCGGTTGAACTCGGTGATCACGTTCGCAATCAGCACCTACTTAACGCGAGCGACGGGCATCTCGCCACCGTCGTGGCCCGCGGCGAGGTATCTGTCTCGAATGATGTAACTCAAGAATGCCCTCTTTGCAAACGAGCTATTTCGGGCTTGAAGTCATACATCAAGCATGTTGGGCGGCACCTGGAACAGTTGGCTCTGCACGCTCTTCCTAAGATCGGATGTGAGGGGCTCGAGGATGACATCGAGAGTGGCGAACAGAACGATGAAGCATCTGAGCTAGGAGCTGTTTCAGCCGAAGAATCGAGTGAGACGTCTTCCGGAGCCGATGAGCAGCTAGAAACTGGCGAGATAGATAACCAGGTGGAATCAAGCGGTCCACATGCTACAACTGTTAGATACAATGCTGAAGGCGACGTCACCGCCGCTGGCGATACTACCATGCCACCAGCTGCCTCTACTATCTCGTCTGATCAGCCTGTAGTCGAGCTAGCTAAGATAGGAAAACTCGAAGACATCCCCCTCGACATCGTACGGACACAAGCTGGTGCTAACCTCGAAGAAGTGGGAATGATGACCACAGCTGAGAGGGAGGCAGCCGCGATGGAGGCTGTTGAGAGGTATAAGAGACAGGAGCTTGCGAGGAtaaaggctgagaaggccaGAATTGGAATGGAGGAGACAGAGGAACTTTCAATTGGTCCCTCCGACGAAGTCGAGTCAGCTTCACAGGATAATCGGCCGGTCTACACTCGCATGTCTCGCAGGCATCTATCTCTCGAGACATTGCGGCAATACGATGTCAACTATGAGTTCGACGCGGACCCTGAGTACGTCTTGATCAGACGGTGGGTGCCCGAGTGGGAACAAGATCGGATGTGGAAGCACACTAGGATTATCCGCGAGAAACGGGCCGAGACTCTACTCAATGAGACACCGATACGAAGTGCTGAGCATGAGTATGAGTGGGTGCGCAAGAAAGGCAGGCGACAGAGCAAGTCGCCACCACGTCTCTATGACCCCAGGGCTAAGCCTTTCCTTTGTAACTATGATGGATGCGAGCACGCTGCTCCTGGAAATGGATTTCCCCACCAGTGGAATCTCCAGGACCATATGAGCCGTGTTCATAATGACAATGGCAACTCTGGTGATTACGTGAGTTGGGTTTCTCTATTATCATTGTACGAAACACATTTCTAACACCAATCAAGAGCTCCAAACCCGGAGAGCGGAATCAACCGCCCCCTCGTCGTCCACCTTCTATCGAGTGTCTCAAGCGTGCCCATATCAGGACTTCCAGTCGCGAAAGGGGTGCTCCTccgtctccatctccatctcccccTCCGTCGCAGCCAATCATCCCAGGACCAACGACTGAGCGCGAGGTTATCACACATTACCGAGATATCGACTATGGTACGCCCTTAGTGCCCACACCTGACTATATACTAAGCCTACCAGTAGCTTCACCCGACCGGCCCGAGGAGATGCCGGCTCCCGAACCATTCACCTTTGACTGGGAATGTGTAAGTCACACCCTGActctatttaaagttatgaTTGATTGTAACATCTCGTTATTAGTGTCGCTGCTTTCAGACTTATTTTTTGCCATTACATACTGTTTGTCTGAACTGCGAGCATATCCAATGTAATGCTTGTCCTATTATTCAGCATTAGTATAGATACTGCTAAACTATAGGgagtatttaatattaggATAAATAGGATAATACGcagataaataaataacttaataggttataaatataaataataataaaaaagttttattgctaatataaagataatataaaggctaatatagtaatatattaaagtaacttaaagatatgttttaaaatactaagttaaataaagctactaaaatataaataagcagttttaatactaaaagcttattaataaagtattttatctttttaaagaacttttaactaataaaaataacctatttatttattagtaattattaacccTTAGCTTAAGTACTGACTTGCACTTTTAATAGCACTCTTCCAGGCTATATACCCGCCCTAGAGTGCCTGCTAAGGAGTAAGTATAGTATCGCTAAGTAGATGCGTATAGCGATGGGTTCTCACCCTTTATACCAGATAGAGTGCCCCTAATGGGTATTAAACCACGTTCAGAGAGCTCAGTCACAGTACGTACGTAGAAGTAATTGACATTAGGGTTGCCAACGCAGTCTTTGCTGTTGAAATCGGCTGGTTTGTCCCAGCCGCTGTTTGTCCAATATGGATAGTTGGCTGACACGACAGGAAggccgatgacgaggagacTAAGAAGTTTCATTATGAcagtaatagtaaataaatatagaGTAGTGGTAAATAACGAATAATGAGGGTAATGAGTGGTAGGTAGGTTTGTATATTGGGGCACTGGTTATTTTTACAAGCAGGGATAATACCGAATCACAGGCATGTGTGCTTATGAGGGTATTTAGAAGGGTTATACAGGTTAATTCTAAGAGTAGGCCTTAGTATTATAGGATAAATACTAAGACCtagattaactataacttgcTATTCAGGGaaggctataattattatatattatatagctagcttttaaaaaaaccttttagTTATCTTTagctactttattattatctaatatatatatttctaatattaattaatttttttaattaatcttttttaaaatcttttttatttaattacttttttatagcctattattaataaattatttaaaatactttttatagaaagactttataagcttttttaagatatttataatctttatttattaattatatttaggactttatcttttttaatatataaaaaatcctttaaataaaatagtatttttcttaaggtattatatctatcttttaataataaagttaattttataataattcttattaataagctcTCCTTTTACTAGTctaggctatttattaataaagttattagtatatattaaaaagagatattttactaaaataattaaatagattttctactaatttaaaagctttaatttataagctagattattaataacttatttaatataaaaagggctagtttactattataattacttctTTAATAGCTTTCCTAAGAggttatagcttttataaagttatagatatatataattactttcttttaataaaataggataatacttcttattatactagtattttctttttattataataaaatctatagttAGTTAAGctttcttataaataactttttaaagataaaaaagacttataatatcctttataaaagtaataaaattaaaagtacttataggcttaaagctataaagaaatttatatatacttatctttattcttatattatatactttatttagaTTTTACTAAAGTATTAGAAAAATATAAGACTAGTTTATTAAGGGATTTTTAATAtgataaaagtataaagtaactttaatagtttagttttttcttttaaatagtttattaacttttagatagtatattatagttatagtaagcttatatttaaatttactttatagcttttattaaaaaagtaaagtaaactttttattataattaaaaataataacttttaaaattctttaatttactattagtagtatttataataaggtaataGCCTAGTTTTtagtactatatattaaatatcctaagattaaaagatattatttacttatagtataagttattattataagttaattaaagagattaaagcctttaattacctataggcttttaattaataaaactaaaaaaagattagtaataaagttaattataatagtatatataaaagtaataagaggATAgattagtatataattactaatttattattaatagtctatctattttaaataatatattttataactataaatatatttttaaatctttataattaaattatatattaaaaatcttaataattcttttattattctttttatcttaaggtaattttaattcttatatattatctttaatattttattaattataatatataaaatatatagctaaagatatttattaatttacttataatatagaaatctattttttaaaataaaaagtatattatactttaaagtaaatattatatttttactatataattaattaatattatctgctttatttataatattaaaaattattttaaaaataggtaaatactttatattattaatatatctctAAATAAacctatcttttattttattaaatataagtaactttatacttatatatatattatttagtgctatatagttaagataaagcctataagtattactattagtttttaaagcttttaggtaattaaaagtattaaaaataaagtttttttttttaaaaatataaaagacttatagtttatactttaagaagtaaattaaagcattaataagttatttattaatataattagtatttattatatttaat is from Fusarium musae strain F31 chromosome 4, whole genome shotgun sequence and encodes:
- a CDS encoding hypothetical protein (EggNog:ENOG41) yields the protein MSGFEIAGIVLGTLPLVVTALEAYSNFLRDWGKAPAELRSLNRQLSTERVRLCNVCEQLISDVVSQRDIEPMLQDPFGPLWQAKETNDRIRQRLWDSYSPFEDTVKEVGEALESVMLRLRIDVSSDGTVQWIDRKRVTRDFKKLLYRLNRKDYQEALETISKGITSLEGLTQQSVGLEPRRRKQSRCKVFKVLRDLSASFYRALCSSILCTDSHDVSLELATRFIEVGHECDDEKIIQNAQFRLAISFEVAKGPTSKMFWDEVNIKAMSVSMAVPATPCVVATKTKSSKRVSFGIDRALSRLNLTETATEVKPSVKTAMAILARPATDIAFIKCPEESSAMPTISPLDLCLALKKAHQERPACYGHLIDKECSHRHFQVCPLGTVMNSDGWSIVTLEDVLEGKQGLRPLILLAEKVRLALVIASSVLQLSKTPWLPEALTPSNIHFFRRGDTLSYEHPFLQRRLPECSLKRLNNTTDRIGYSLSSNPTLFALGILLLEIILGSSLGQLRMPDEQSSDNENDCLIQNLTIANRMLEQRVALINPAYKEVVERCIGCTDSKELDEDDFRQTVYNGVVMELEAIWDHTKLGM